The nucleotide sequence CCGATGAGCTCGGCGGAGCTGCCCCCTTCCTGGGCGTCCTCGGCCACCAGCCCACCCAGCTCCACCTGCACCCCGGCGTCGGTGGCGGGCCCAGCGGCCGCGCGCAGCGCGTCCACCCCCTCGGTGCCGGCGAAGTCGGTGACCGGGATGGAGTACTGCACCACCAGCAGCGCGGTGCGCCCGTCGGCCGACCAGCGCGGGCTCACGGTGCTGACGCCGTCCAGGGTGGCGGTGCGCTCGCGCACCTGCTCGACCGTGGCGGCCTCCAGCGGTGCCCCAGCGCGGTGCAGGACGACGCGGGCCTCGTCCCCGGCGGACTGCGGGAAGCTCTCCCGCAGGAAGGCGGTGGCCGCGGTCGACTCGGTGCCGGGGGTGTCGTAGTTGTCGTGCGGGGCGGCGCCCAGCTGGGCGGCCGCCCCGAGGGCAGCGACGAGCACCACCACCCAGGCTGCGACGGTCCGCCAGGGGTGCAGGGCGCAGGCCCGTCCGAGCCTGCTCAGCAACGTGCTCATGATGAGGTCCTTGTCCGAGAGCGGTCTGGGGGATCAGGCGAAGGTGCCGGTGGGGTCGAGGCGGTGGCGCAGCTCGGTCAGCCGGGCGTGCACCGCCGGTGGCCAGGCGTCGCTGAGCGGGTGCGCGTCGTCGACGGGGCCGTGGAAGTTCAGCTGCGTGCCGCAGTCGTAGCGGCCCAGCCCGGCCAGCAGCGCGTCGGCGGCAGCGGGCACGGCGGTGGCGAAGAGCTCGGGCACCGGCACGCCCAGCACGCTCACCAGGTACTCCGCCTGCCGGCCGCCCACCGCGTTGCCGCCGGCCGGCTCGTGGCGCAGCGCCCCGCCGAGGTGGCGCAGCTCCACCGCCATCAGCGGGCTGGCCGGGTCCTGCATCGGCTCGGTGACGGCCTGCACGACGGTGTCTCGGGCCGTGGCGCTGTCCACTCCGTGCAGCAGGCGGCCGCGCTGCCAGGACGGCATGGGCTCGGCGCCCTCCGCCTGCTGGGCGGCCAGGGTGGCGGAGCTGTGCTCGCCGAAGGTCGCCAGCACCGGGGTGTGTCCGGCCAGCAGCTGCTCCACCAGCCGCGCGCCGGTCTCGGGGGTGCCCTCGTGGCAGAGCTGCAGCTGCAGCACGTGCTGGCCGCGCAGGGGTGGGGGCAGTGCGGGCAGGTCGGGCAGGTGCAGCACGGTGGCCGAGGAGCTCACCGACTCCGGCGCGCTGCGGGTCCACGCCAGGTAGCCGGCCAGCCCGGCGGTGACCTGCTCGGCGGGCAGCCAGGCGGTGCCCGCGTGCAGGCGGGGCGCGGGCTGCAGGGCCAGGGTGAGCGCGGTGACCACACCCAGGCCGGTCTTGCCGCCGCGCAGCGCCCAGAACAGGTCCGGGTGCTGCGCGGCGTCGACGGTGCGGACCATGCCGTCGGCGGTGACCACCTGCATGGCGAGCACGTGGTCGGCGGCGAAGCCGCGCGGGCGGGCCAGCGGGCCGATGCCGCCGCCCAGGGTGAAGCCGACGACGCCGACGGTGGGGTAGGTGGCGCCCACCGGGGCCAGCCCGACGGCGTCGCAGGCGTCGAGCACCGGGCCCCAGGTGGTGCCCGCGCCCACGGTGACGGCGCCGGCCACGGGGTCCACGTCGATGGTGTCCAGCCGGTGGGTGAGCAGCAGCAGCCCGCCCACCGCCGGGGCGGTGGTGCCGTGGCCGGTGGTCTGGGTGGTGACCGCGAGCCCGTGGCGGGTGGCCACCGCGACGGCGGCGGCGACGTCGGCGGGCTCGGCGGGCTCCACCACCACCAGGGGCTGGTGGGTCACCGCCCGGTTGTGGCCGGTGACGAGGTGGTCGTAGTCGGGGTCGTGCGGGTAGCGCAGCCGGCCGCGGACCGATCCGCGGAGCTCGGCGACAGCGTCGGGGGGCAGGGGCTGGGGGTGGGTGGTGGTCATGTCCACCACGGTGGGGCGCGGCGGTTGCGGCGCACTTGCAGCCGGCTAGCGGCCCGTCCGCAAGTGTCGCTCCTCCGGAGACGGAGCGGGCGCTACTCCGGGCCGCCGGGGTTGCACTCGGCGTCCACGGTGGCGCGGTAGCCCACGTCGGGGCGCCACTGCTCGAGGTTCCACGAGGGCTTGGCCGGCTCGAACAGCCGCGCGAGCTCCCAGTGGCAGCGGAACTGGTCGTGCAGCGATGCGGTGTCGGCCCCCGGAGCCGCGGCCACCACCTCGGCCCAGGCCGCGGTGCCCGCGGCGGTGCTGGCCGCGGCGCGACCGGCGGCGCTGGGGTACACGCGCAGCGTGCGGCCCTTGGCGGTGTCCACCCACTGCACGCGCTCGACGTAGAGCGGAGCTGCGGCAACGGGGCTGGTGGTGGGGGCGACGCTGGACGAGGACGGCACGGACGAGGACGGCACGGCCGGTGCGGACACGTCAGGCGTGGCGCACCCCACCAGCGGGAACCCCACCAGCGCGCACCCCAGCACGGCGAGGCCCACGCGTCCCACCCGCCAGCGCGCCACGTCAGCGAGCGTAGGGGAGTGAGCGATGCGGCCACCCAGGACGAGCGCTGCGGTCAGGGGTTCCTTAGCTACCGGGCAGTAACATCGTGCCGGTCAGCGCGACTGCTGACTCGTTTGTTCTCTTCTTTGGAGGCTCCATGTCAGGTTCGTCCGGCGCTCCCCAGGCGTTCATCTACGACGCCGTGCGCACCCCACGCGGCAAGGGCAAGAAGGGCGCCCTGCACGGCGTCAAGCCCGTCACCCTCACCGCGGGCGTGCTCTCCGCGCTCGCCGAGCGCAACGACCTGGACACCTCCCGGGTCGACGACGTCGTCCTCGGCGTCGTGTCCCCGGTGGACGAGCAGGGCG is from Rhodococcus sp. X156 and encodes:
- a CDS encoding DUF2599 domain-containing protein, giving the protein MARWRVGRVGLAVLGCALVGFPLVGCATPDVSAPAVPSSSVPSSSSVAPTTSPVAAAPLYVERVQWVDTAKGRTLRVYPSAAGRAAASTAAGTAAWAEVVAAAPGADTASLHDQFRCHWELARLFEPAKPSWNLEQWRPDVGYRATVDAECNPGGPE
- a CDS encoding FAD-binding oxidoreductase, whose protein sequence is MTTTHPQPLPPDAVAELRGSVRGRLRYPHDPDYDHLVTGHNRAVTHQPLVVVEPAEPADVAAAVAVATRHGLAVTTQTTGHGTTAPAVGGLLLLTHRLDTIDVDPVAGAVTVGAGTTWGPVLDACDAVGLAPVGATYPTVGVVGFTLGGGIGPLARPRGFAADHVLAMQVVTADGMVRTVDAAQHPDLFWALRGGKTGLGVVTALTLALQPAPRLHAGTAWLPAEQVTAGLAGYLAWTRSAPESVSSSATVLHLPDLPALPPPLRGQHVLQLQLCHEGTPETGARLVEQLLAGHTPVLATFGEHSSATLAAQQAEGAEPMPSWQRGRLLHGVDSATARDTVVQAVTEPMQDPASPLMAVELRHLGGALRHEPAGGNAVGGRQAEYLVSVLGVPVPELFATAVPAAADALLAGLGRYDCGTQLNFHGPVDDAHPLSDAWPPAVHARLTELRHRLDPTGTFA